The Bacillota bacterium genome segment CAGCGTGCCTCCGCCGAACACGCCCACAAACTGATACAGACCGTAGTAGAGCACCAGTAGCAGGATGGGGATGCCGGTGAGGGGTTGCATACAGACCCTGCCCACCCATTCAGCCAGACCGCTGCTTGTTGTGGAAGGATGTCGCACCACTTCATGGGCGATAGAATGGGCAAGGCTCTGGCGGTGAGCGAGTATCACCATGCTGAGCGGTTCGCGATAGTGTTCCTGCGCTCGCCGAATATGCTCGGCGATGGCAGCGAAGCGCTCCTCGCCCTCCCGCTGGCGCACCAGTTCCTCTATCTCTTCGTCATACTGTAACAGCAGCAGGGCGACGGCTCGTCGGCTGAGGTTGTAACCCTCGCTCAGCAGAGCCTCGATGGCATCGGCTGCTTCTTCAATCGGCTGGGGATAGGCGATAACTCTGTCCGCCGGAAAGATACTCGCTGACAATGTGCTTCAACTCCTCGATGCCTCGTCCTGAAATCAGCGAGGCAGGTATCACCGGAATGCCCAATCGCTTTGCCAGTGCATGGTGGTCGATGTGCAGATGCAGTCTTTCTGCCTCGTCCATCATATTCAGCAACAGGACGACCGGCAGACCGGCTTCCAGCAACTGCAGGGTCAGCGATAGCATCCGGTTCAGGTTTTTGGCATCCACGACATGAACCACCACGTTCGGACGTTCCTTGAGCAACAGGGCACGTGCTACCCGCTCCTCCTCGGTAATTGGGGAGAGGGAGTACATGCCCGGCGTGTCGATGACCTCGCAGGTAATGTTGCCAATCCGTGCCTGCCCACGTGCGACTTCCACTGTGGTGCCCGGATAGTTAGAGACCACCACGTATCTACCGGTCAATCGATTGAAAAGCACGCTCTTGCCCACGTTGGGGTTTCCCACCAGCACCACGCGGGCATGGGTGGTTTGCGATGGCTGGGCGTTCATTTTGCCTCCCTCACCCACACATATCGGGCGACTTCCGGGCCAATGGTGTGCTGCATGCCGTCCACGTTAATCTGGATCAAGCCATCAAAAGGCGTGCGGTTCATTACCTCTACCTGCGCCCCTGGCACCAGTTGTAGCTGCTCTATATATTCCAGAAATTCGCGCCGTTCGTCGGTGATTTTTATCACCAGCAACTCCATTCCTGCTTCAGCATCGCTCAGCCGCCACGAACCATCGTCTACCGTGGGGTCAATCGGATTACCGTGTGGGCATGTGGAAGGATAATTCAGCGCAGCCGCTATCTTGTCGGCAATTTCGGGCGCGATGTAGTGCTCCAGCTTGCAGGCGAAATCGTGAACATCGTTCCATGGTAAGCCGATGATGTCCGTTAACAGCCGTTCCGTGAGCCGGTGGATGCGAAGGAGTCCCTGCGCAAGGTTTCGTCCCTCTTCGGTGAGAAGGATACCCCGATACGGCGTATGTTCTACAAACCCCAGCTCCGCGAGCCGCTTGAGCATAATACTCGCGGATGCAGGCGACACCCCCATGTATTGCGCCACTTCGTTCGTCGCCACCCGCCCGACTTCTTCCTGCAGGCGGTATATGCCCTCGATGTATTCCTGTATGGTTTCGTTGACCTGTCCCTCGCGCGTTGCATTCGGACGGCACACTTCAGGTACTCTGAGCTGAATGGCTGTACGGCTGCGCACTTCTTTTGCCTTTCCTTTCAAATTTTTGTCCCGCTAAAATTATACATCAGGGTTCGTCTAGACATGAAGTAGATATTCGTGCACGTTTTATTTTCCGATACAAAAATCGCTGAAGATTCGCTCCACGATGTCTTCGGTGGCTGTATCCCCCGTGATTAGTCCCAAAGCATCGATGGCTGCGCGAAGGTCCACCGCGATGAACTCAGCCGGTATGCCCTCTTGCGAGCTCCGCTGTGCGCGCTGGAGGCTTTCCATTGCCGTCTGTAAGGCAATCTGGTGTCGCTCGCCGGTGACAATCGCTCCTTCAGGCATCAGCCAATCACTGCCGAGCAGCTGTTCAGCGATAGCGTCGAGCAGCTCATGCAGTTTCCAGCCGGTGAGTGCACTGACGGTTAACACGCGAGCGGCGTACTGCTTTTCCAGTTGCCGGCGAAGTGCCGCAAGAGCCTCTTCCGGCAGCAAATCGCACTTGTTCCACACCAGCAGGGTACGTTCGGAGGGAAGGCGCGCGAGCAGGTGTTTATCCTCGTCGGTGAATCCTTCCGGTGCGGAGAGCAGGAATAGTATCAGGTCGGCGTCCCGCAGGGATCGGTGCGTGCGCTCCACCCCGAACCGTTCCACCGCATCTTCGGTTTCACGCAAGCCGGCAGTGTCCCACAGCTGCGCGGGGATGCCGTGTATCTGGATGCTTTCCCGGATGACGTCGCGGGTGGTTCCCGGGATGTCGGTGACGATGGCGCGTTCTTCACCCAGCAGGGCGTTCAGCAGGCTGGACTTGCCCACGTTCGGCCGACCGACAATGACCACCGTCGCCCCTTCGCGGGTGAGCCGTCCGTAGCGGGCGGTGGAAAGCAGTTTCTGGCAGCGCGCAATCAACTGCTGCAGCTGTTCGCTCAGGTAGTCGTAATCCATTTCACCAAGGTCGTCTGAGAAGTCGAGGTAAGCTTCCACCAGCGCGAGTATCCCCACCAGTTCATCGCGGATGGCATGGATGGCTCTGGATAGCTCCCCTTCGTGCTGGCGGATGGCGAGGCGCTGTGCGCTCTCGGTGCGCGCGCGAACGAGGTCGGCGACCGCTTCCGCCTGTGCGAGGTCCAGCCGTCCGTTCAGGAAGGCGCGGAGAGTAAACTCCCCGGGTTGGGCGAGGCGTGCGCCCTGCTGCACAGTCAGCCTCAGCACACGCCGCAACAGCACCGTTCCCCCGTGACAGCTGAACTCCACCACATCTTCGCCCGTGTAGCTGCGCGGGGCGCGGAAGGTGAGCAGCAGCGCGCGGTCGATGTGTTCGCCCGTGTCGGGGTCTACGACCGTGCCCACGTAGATGCGATGGCTTTGCACTTCTGCAGGAATGGGTCGAAACACCTTTCGCGCGATGTCGAACGCCTGCGCGCCGCTGACACGCACGATCCCGATGCCGCCTTCACCGGGCGGGGTGGCGATAGCGGAGATAGTGTCGGTTGCAGGTAGCATGGCGGAACCTCGAGGCACAAAAGTGGCGGAGCGGGTGGGATTCGAACCCACGAGGCACGTTTTGCGCGCCCACACGCTCTCCAGGCGTGCGCCTTAGACCACTCGGCCACCGCTCCCCGCAAAAGCATTATATCATATTTGCATCGCCCTCACAAACGAGTGAATCGTGAAGGATATGGCATCAAGAGCGCACCATTAGGGTCGCCGGGTAGTTGGAACCCGCCAGGGGCATGGTGCGGATGGTAATGGTGCGCTTCTGCCCGGGTTGCAAGCGGATGCGTGTGATAGAAAACTCCTTCGGAGGGAGCGCGCGTTGCACGCCGAGCACCTCGCCGCCGATGGCGAACACAGCGCCTGCCTCGCCGCCGCTGGGCTCGAAAGCCAGTTCGACAGCGCGCACCTTGTCGGTCGGGTTGACCAGCTCCACACGCACCTCATAGACGACCCCATAGTTGCCGTCCAGCTTGCGTTGCTGAGTGTGATTGCGCACCGCTTGCTCGCCAATGCGGATGAACTGCCAGCGTTGCCCAACCACGTAAGTAGCGGTCAACACTTTGTGACTGGTGAGGTAGATGTGTTCGGTGCTGGCAGCGTGCTGTCGCTCTTCAGGCGTGAGCGGACGAGGAGGCAGGAAACCCCAAACCATCGTCGTACCCGCGAGCGGTACCGGCTGGTTCTGATACGCCTGCATTGCCACTTTCAGCACGCATGGAGCCGGTGGTTGTACGCCCTCTATCGGCAGCAGGCGCAACTGAAGTACCCCGCTGGCTGTATCCAGCGGGCGTATCTTTTGCGTCAGCAATACCACCTTACTCTGCGGTGGGATGGTGACGGTATGTCCCATGTTATTCATCAGGGCACGCAGGAACAGTTCGCCCGCAACGTAACCCACGCGGACAGTGTCGCGGAAGGGGGTGCTTGCCGCACCCATGACGTGTGCGACGCGCGGGGTGTCGGTGGGGTTCAGCAGCTCGATCTGCAGCAGGCCGTCCTGCGCCATGCCGTTCATGTGGTGGTAGAGTAATCGCGCTCCCTGTGCTTCGGTAACCTCACCGGCGAACAGTGTTTGCGGTCTCTGCACCCGTTCGGGGTCGTTGCTGATCATAAGAAGTACCGGCTCGTTAGATGTCAGTGGGCGGTTTACCACGCTGACCTTCACTTCTTGCTCGCGCGGGATATAGCCCGGGCCGCTGGTACGCACCTGCACGCTCGCGGTGGCAGACTGCCCCACATCGGGTATGCCGCCCAGCCGGATGGGGGAAGACATCTGCACCTGTGCTCCCGGTTCCAGCTGTGCCGCGCGCACAATCGCAGACTCCACCGCCTGCCTGATGAAGCTGGCAGGCAGACCGATTCCCGTAACCACCACCGGTTCGTTTAGTTTGACATCGCCTGCATACTTACGGACAGTGACCATAAGCGGTACCGACAGTTCCCCAACGGAGACAAGTACCTGCTCACGCCCCACCGCACGTCCGGTAACGCGCAAGGTGCGTCCATCGCCGACCACCGCCGGGTCCGCTATGCCGTCGTCCGGCGTACCTGTAGGGGCAACGACCACCGTTCCCTCCAGCCAGCCGTTCACGCGCACGGTGCGCGACTCGCCCAGCGGCACCAGCAGTTCGCTGGTGCTGAGACTCAGCGGAGGGATGGCGAGGCAGTGTCGGAGTGAACTCGCCCATGATTGAGCCAGACGGAGAGGCGTTGTTCCGGCGGCGCGTGCGTCGGCTCGGGTAGCATAGAGCAATACGCCGCCACCCATCGTTACCGCTGCCCGCCGTCGTTCGGTTTTCACACCGACATGTTGTGCGCCCAATCCTCGCGCGACGGCGGCTTGCAGTCGCTCTGCGGCGATTTGCGCTCTCCGCTCCGGTGGGAGCTCGCCGTTGGCGACGCGAACGCGGATGGCTATGGTGCGGTTGACTATCAGCGTACTTCCCTGCACCTCCACACGCGGCAAAACCTGCGCGTGCGCGGTGGTTGCTGTCACCAGCAGAAACAGCAATGTGGTCATCCACGCGCGAATATTCTCCTGTACCATCACCATCTCCTCAGAACGTTTATCAATCATAATGATTCTCGGCAAGGAGGCGCAGAATCTCGTCGCGCTGGGGGGGAACCACCCCCACATGGCGCACCACGCTTCCTGCCGCCGCGTTCGCCAGACGGGCGGCGGTGCGCCAGTCCGCGCCAGCTGCCAGCGCACAGGTAAGTGTGGCAATGACCGTATCGCCTGCGCCTGCGGTATCGTATACCTCCACCGGCATGGCAGGCACGTGTAACGTGGGAGAGTCTTCTGTAGAGAGCAGTATGCCCTGTGCGCCCAGTGTGATTGCCAGTGCCTGTAAGCCCAGCATTTCCCGCCACTCGCGCGCTGCAGAGGTTATCTGGGGCAGCTCCTGCAACTCCGTGCCGTTGCCCAGGCTGCTGGCAAACGCCTGCGCTTCAAGCAGGTTAATAGATGCCAGTTTGGCACCGCGCAGGTGGCGCAGGAGAGGGGGTTTGGGATTTGCCATCACCGGCACATCGGCGGTTGCACACCGTGCTATCACCTCGCGCACCAGTGATGGCGTCAACACCCCTTTCTGGTAATCCGAAAGCACCACCGCACTGGCACGTGGCAGAACGGTCTCCAGCCTGCGCAACATCTCCCCCCGTATGGCTTCCGAAAGGGGATGTCGTTGTTCCCTGTCCAGACGTATCACCTGCTGGCTGTGGGCGATGACGCGCGTCTTGCTGGTGGTGATGCGTGAGGCATCCACCAGAATACCCCTCACATCCGCACCGCTCTCCGCCAGACGAGCGGTCAAGGTGCGACCCTTCTCATCATCGCCCACTACGCCAAACACACTCGCCTGCGCGCCCAGCGCAAGCAGGTTGTTCACCACATTCGCGGCTCCGCCCGGCACGAAGCTCTCTGAAGTCCACTCCACCACGGGTACCGGAGCCTCCGGCGAGATACGCCGCACGATGCCGAACACATACTCGTCCAGCATCAGGTCGCCGATAACGATAAGCCGCAGCTCCTGAAAGCGTTGCAGGATATCCTGATACTGCGCGACAGATACCACCTCTCTCCTCGCCTGTCTACAACCTGTTGTCCGACCATTCGCCGCGTGAAGGGCGAATCCCTGCCGCCCATGCGATGGACACCATATAGTCGCCATCGCTGACAAAAAGACAGGATAAACCGTATGGTGTAGCCAAATGGATTATGATCTCTCCGGAGGGTGCGAGATGCTGGACAGTTTTCGCGTGGCACGATATCGGTTTACACTGGATTGCCTCTCTCCCATCGAGTTCCGCACATTTGCGGGTTCCACCTTGCGCGGGGCGTTCGGCAGTGTCTTCCGCCGGCTGGTGTGCATCACACGCGCACCGACCTGCGAGGGATGCCTTCTTCGTCATCAGTGCGCCTACGGATATGTGTTTGAGACAGCCCCCGCGCCGGATTCCCAGCGGTTGCGCCATTATGACACGGTACCTCGTCCCTACGTGTTCGATGCACCTGCGGGCGATAGCCTTGCCGTTGCCGAGGGAGAACAGCTGGAGTTCGGGTTAACGTTGATTGGGCGGGCAGTGGATTACTTTGCTTACTTCGTGTTCACCGCGCAGAAGCTGGAGGAAAGCGGGCTTGGGGCGGGGCGGCAGGAAGGCAAAGGACGGTTTCGGCTGACGCAGGTGGAGGCGCAGCGAGCCGACGGTCAGTGGGTGTCCGTTTTCCGTGCGGATCAGGGGTTGGACATGCTGCGGGTACCGTTGATTATGGGGAAGGACCTGGTGGCGCGGGCGCAAGGCTTGTCACCGCACCGTTTGCATGTCCACTTTCTCAGCCCGACGCGACTCCGCTTCGAAGGCAAGCTGACCGACGAGGTGGAGTTTCATCATCTGGTGCGGGCGATGTTGCACCGCCTCTCAGGTCTGCTGTACTTCCACTGCAGTGCAGAACCCAGCTGGGATTTTAGTGGCTTGATTACGTTAGCGCAGCACGTACGCACCGTTCAGAAACGCATCCAGTGGGTGGAGCAGGAACGCTATTCGCGGCGGCAGCGTCGCCGTCTACCGATGGGCGGATTCATGGGGGAGATGACCGTCGAAGGCAATTTGGAACCTTTCCTGCCGCTGCTGGTAGCGGCGGAGTATGTGCACCTTGGCAAGGGCACTGTGATGGGTCTGGGCAAGATACGCATCGTGAGTGAGGAGGGAAGCGAGCATGACTGAGACCGAGATGGACCTGTGTCTGGCTGCGCTATTGCACGACGCGGGCAAGGTCAGCCAGCGTTTCGGGGGCGACTATCGCCAGAAGCACGCCGCGATGAGTCAGGACTTCGTGCGTTCGCTGTCAGGCTATCTGGGCGAGGAACGCGCCCGGCGGGTGGCAACGCTGGCGGGTGCACACCACGATACTCCCACCACCCGTCAGCAGAAGCTGCTGCATGTGGCGGACAAGCTGGCGGCGATGGAAAGGCAGAGCGAGCCGCGCGAGCGTCTCGACAGCGACGAAGCCGCGCTGGTGTCGGTGGCAAGCCGCGTGGAGTTTCGCGCTGACAGGGGAGAAGACCGCTACCACCCGCTGGAACCGCTGGACGAGGAACTGAGCGCGCTTTTTCCATCGTCGGATAGCCGCGTGCAGGCGGGAGCCTATCAGCAGTTGTGGCAGGACTTTGTACAGGAGGTCAACGCACTGCCGCCGTTCCACCCGATGCATCTGCATACGCTGCTTTCGCTTATCCGCAAGTACTGGGCGTTTGTACCGTCGGCGACGCCGTGGGAATGGGTTCCAATCCGCACCGTTCCCGACGTGTCGCTGTACGACCACACGAAGGTAGTTACCGCCATCGCCGCGTGCCTGATGAAGCTGGACGCGCAGAGCCTGCCCGACGCGCGACTGGACCAGATCATCACGCTGCTGCGGCAGTTCGCGCAGGAGGGGGTACCGGATGTGGTAGAACAGGTGGAACGCGGGCGCGCCCCGCTAGCGCGGTTTGTGCGCATCGATATCGGGGGTATCCAGTCCTTCATCTTCCGTATCGCGCGTCCTGAATCAGACACCGGAGGCGTCGCGCGGCTGCTGCGGGGAAGGTCGTTCTTTGTGGCGATGCTGGCGCACGCGCTGGCAGAGCAGGTCATTCGCGTTTGCGATGTGACCCCTGCCAACATCCTCTTCTGCGGGGGAGGAACCATCGACCTGCTGTTGCCCGCAACGGAGAGTGCGCTGACCGCTGTGCGCCAGACCCTTCAGGAAGTCCGCAAGTATCTGCTGGAAACCAGTGGCGGGCTATTGAGCCTGCAGGCGGCGGTGATAGACCTTTGGGCGCACGATTTCGGCAACTTTGGCGACATATATATCCGGGTAGCGGAGAGACTTACCGAGGAGAAGACGCGCCGCAGCTGGAGCCTGATTCAGGAGATGGGCGAACGCCTCTTCATCTCCGAGCAGGCGATGCCGCACCCGTGTCCGTCCTGCCAGATTCTTCCGTCGCCGCAGGGGGCGCTGTGTCCCGAATGCCAGATGCATCAGCGAATCGGCGCGAAACTGCCCGATACGCACAGCCTCGCCTTCGTGTGGGAGCCTGCGCAGGCACACGATACCGCGCTGACGTTCCCACCGCTGAACATGCAGGTGCGCCTGCTGAACGCGCAGGAGCGCGAACAGCTAGTACAATCGCCCCCGGCGGGCGACGTGCTGCTGGTGCGCCTGAACAGCCCCGACGACTTCATCTCGCCGTGTCCGGCAGACGCCGCTATCGGCTTCCGCTTCCAGTTCGTGGCGAACCGCGTGCCGACCTGCGGTGGCGTCCTCATCCCGTTCGAGCCGATGGCGGAGCTGGGCGAGGGCGCGGCGCGGCTGGGCGTGCTGAAGATGGACGTGGACTACCTCGGCGCGGTGTTCGGCATGGGAGTCGAGCCTCCCACCATCAGCCGCCTCGCCACGCTGAGCAGCGCGTTCGAAGCCTTTTTTGGCGGGTGGCTGAACCACCTGTGCCTGCAGGTCAGCGAGGAATGGGCGCAAAGCCTGCCACGCCCGCCGAAGGTAGATGCCACCTCGGGCGCGTTCTACACGCTGTACGCGGGCGGCGACGACGTGTTCGTTATCGGTCCGTGGGAGGCGACCATCCGTCTGGCGCAGGCAGTGAACGACGACTTTCACCGCTTCGTGGGCGAGAACCCGAACCTCACGCTGTCCGGCGCGGTGGTGTGTGTGAAGCCGAAGTTCCCTGTGCCGCGCTTTGCCGAGCTGGCGGAAGAAGACCTCGCCCGCGCCAAACGGGGCACCGATACAAACCCCCTGTCGCGCGGCGACCACGTGTGCCTGTTCGATACCGTCGTCTCGTGGCAGGAGGGGCAGCAGCTGGTGGCGTTCGCCAAGGACCTGTACCGCGCCGTACAGCACAGGCAGGTGGCGAAGGGGTTCGTCTACTTCCTGCTGCGTTTGCACGAGGAGTTCTTCCGCGAACCGCAGCAGCCCAACCTGCAGTGGATACCCCGCTTCCATTACCAGTTGGCGCGGCGCGTGCCTCCCGAAGTGGTGCAACAACTGCGCCTTCTGGAGCGCATCCCTCGCGCCATGCCTAACATCCGAATACCTGTCTCTATCGTCAGTCTCAAGATGAGGGAGGATTGAACACCATGAACAAACCAGAAAAACCCAACATCCAACAGGTCATCGACCGCATCAAACGGCTCAACCGCCTGAGCGAGCTGGACGTGAGGGAGTTCGCCCTGGAGGGGGGACTGGCGGACCAGGTGGTGCAGGCTATCGGAACCGCCAGCCTGAAGCCCACCCAGCTGCGCAAGGTGTTCCACACGCTGAAAACGATGCAGCGGGATGTAGACCGAGCGAACCGCTCTGACCCGTTCGACAGCGCGAAACTGCTTCAGCTGATGCCCACACTGGCGTACGCGGTGGGCAGGGAGCTCATCCCGAAAGACTTTTACCAGCTCCTGCGGGAGGTGTTTAAACCGGAACGCCTGCCTACCAACGCCGATTTCCTGAGGGCGTTCGAGTTCGTGGAAGCCATTCTCGCCTATCACAAGTACCGCTCATGAGGGAAGGAGGAGACACGATGAATCAACCAGCACTGGAAGGCAAGTACATCATCAGCGTGCAGCTGGAGGCGGTCACGGGACTGCACATCGGGGGCAGCACCACCGGCTTCGAGATTGGTGGGGTGGATAACCCCGTCATCCGCGACCCGCTCACCGACGAACCCTACATCCCCGGCTCCTCGCTGAAGGGCAAACTGCGCCACCTTACCGAATGGAGTTTGGGGCTGATCGACCGACACCCCAAGCACAAGGTGTACGGCGCGTACCACTGCAGTGAACTGGGGCAACCGCGCCCCAGCAACAACGGCGCAGAACGCTGGGACAAAGCCTACCTCGTGGGCAGGCTGTTTGGCGTGGCGTCGGACGATTCACAGGTACGGCAGACCGCCGGTCCCACCCGCCTGACGGTGCGCGATGCCTTTCTGGTGGAAAGCGCACGCAAGGAGATGCAGCAGATACTGGGGGAGGGTATCTTTACCGAGCTGAAGACCGAGAACTTCCTCGACCGCATCACCTCGGAGGCGAACCCGCGCACGATGGAGCGCGTGCCCGCGGGCGCGCGGTTCTGGGTGCAGATGGTTCTCGACCGCTACGCGGGCGACGCCACCGACCTGTTGAGGCAGCTGTTGGCGGCCATGCGCCTGCTGGAGGACAGCTCGCTGGGGGGCAGCGGCTCGCGAGGCAGTGGGCGGGTGGCGTTCCGCCAGCTGCGCGTCATCTGGCGCGGGCTGGACTACTACCTGCAGGGCGCGCCCGAGCAGACGCTGTTCCCCAACGGCGAGATGAACGACGAGGAGAAAAAACAGGCGGCAGCCACGCCCCTCCGCTTCCTGCAGAACAACGGGGCGTTCGAGCGATTCTTCGGCAAACGGACGGAAGGAGGGTAGCCCCATGCCCGGCGTTTGCGTGAAGATGACCCCGTGCGGGGCGGTGACGGGCACACCGCCGCCGTCTCCCACGCTGTTCAGCGCGCTGTGCTGGGCAACGGCGGTGCTGTACGGGCACAGCGAAGCGCAGGCGATGGCGGAGGAACTCACCTGCACCGGCGCGTTCCCTCTACTGCAAGCCGACGACGCGTGCCTGCGCTTCTATCCCATGCCCGTACTCGCCCTGCCCGTCCACCGCCTGTCCGACCGCACACTGCCCAGTAAACAGCGGGTGACCCGCAGCCTCAGCCAAGTCAAGCGGCTGAAAGGGGCGCAGTATCTCAGCGAGAGCCTGTTCGTCCAGTTCGTGCGGGGCGAGTGGAACGCCGACAGGCTGTTGCAGGAGATGGAGGCAGAGCGTCTGGTGCTGCGCGGCAGCTGCCTGTTACCCCGTGAGGAGGCGCAGCAGTTCGGACTGGGGCGGGGCAGTCGCGCCCTGCTGACCACTAAGGACATCACCCATAACGAGATCGACCGCTGGACGCTGGCGGTGGTGGAGGGCAGGCTGTTCCTGCGGGAGGCGACCTTCTTCGCGCCGCAGATGGGGCTGTGGTTCGGCGTGCATGTCCAGTCGCAGAAGGGCATGGAACGTCTGCCCGCCCTGCTGCGCTTCCTCAGCGATACCGGCGTGGGCGGCGAGCGCACCTCGGGCAAAGGGCAGTTTCAGTTCCACCTGTGGGAGGTCGCCCCCGCGCCTCCTGACCCCCCGACGCCCCGCTCGTGGGTGAGCCTGAGCCACTACCTGCCCACCCCGCAGGAGCTGCAGGGCTGGAACACGCCGCCACGCTATCAGCTCATCCACTGGCAGGCGAAATACGAAGCAATGTATACGGGCGGACTGGCGGTATACAAACCCCTGCGCCGCCTGTTTGCGCCCGGCAGCGTGTTCCCCTTGACCCAGACGCAGGAGGTGTACGGACGCGCCGTGCCCTCCGGCGAGCGGCTGGGGCACACGGTGTGGGTGTGCGGGCGCGCGATACCCGCCTTCTCCGGAGGTGAAGCATGAAGCACGAAGTGTACACGGTGAACGTGCAGGTGCAAACCCCCGTGCATGTGGGCAGCGGCGAGACGGTCAACGCCCTCAGCTACCTGCGGGTGAAAGACATGCTGTACGTGATAGACGACAACCGCTGGCAACGGTGGTTGGAAGGGGCGAACGTCACCTCGCGCTTCCTGCAGTGGATGGATAGCGTGGCGCAGGTGCTGGGCACGCCGCAGCAGAGGCAGATGTCGCTGACGCGCTTCCTGACCGACAGCCTGCGCCGGCAGGACGTGGAGGCGGTGGCGAAGCAGGTGGCAGCATATTCACTGCGCATGGAGGAGTGCGGCGAGCCAGACGCCGTACGCGGCTTGAAGGCACACCTGCGCGACGCCCGTCGCTGCGCCTACCTGCCCGGTTCATCGCTCAAGGGGGCCATCCGCACCGCCCTGCTGGAAGACCTGCTGCTGGAGGATAACCGCCTGGAACGCTACCTGCAACAGCCCCTACAAGAGCGGTTGAAGACCGCAGCAGGCGACCGCCGACGCCTGAAGCGTGAGGTGCGCGACGTGTGGCAACAGATGGAGCAGGCTCTCCTTCGGGGCGGCAGGTCGAAAGCCAACTTCGACCTCCTGCGCTTCGTGATGGTGTCGGATGGCGAGCCTTTCGCGCACGAGCAGGTGAGCCTGCGTCTGGTGCGTTCGGAGGGGACGAACCGCCCCACTCACACATGGCTGGAGATGGTGCGCCCTGGAGCCAACACGCGCTTCACGCTGACGCTGGTGCCCGACGCCCCCCTGAAGCCGCTGGGGCTGGACGACGCGCTGGGCGAATACCTGTTGTGGCAGACGCTGTTCGAGGTGCTGTACGAGCGGGCGGAGCGCAGGTTGCAGCGTGAACTGCGGTATCCTTATCCTGCCGCGGTGAAGCAGGAGCTGCAGCGGTTGCAGTCGCTGAACCGCCGCGACACGCCCCTGCTGTGCGTGGGTTGGGGGCAGGGCTATCTGGGCACGACGGTGATGGGGCTGGTGCGCGACGACTTGCCGCAGGATTATGCGCAGATGGTACAGAATATGCGGGAGGCACTGCCGCGGCGGGGTCAGGGGGTTCAGCCTTCAAACTTCCCGAAGACGCGGCGGACGGTGCGCCAGCGTGACGAGCAGGCGGTCTGCACGCCTGGATGGGTGCAGTTGCATTTAAATGAGACGTAGAAAAAGCGTTTTAATGACAAAAAGTCGGGCGCGAACCTCGATTGATCACGGCTCAAGCGTGAGGTTCGCGGGTGGCGACGGCGGTCGAATCGCAAAACCCCGTGTTGCCAGCGGGCAACGCGGT includes the following:
- the csm2 gene encoding type III-A CRISPR-associated protein Csm2, which produces MNKPEKPNIQQVIDRIKRLNRLSELDVREFALEGGLADQVVQAIGTASLKPTQLRKVFHTLKTMQRDVDRANRSDPFDSAKLLQLMPTLAYAVGRELIPKDFYQLLREVFKPERLPTNADFLRAFEFVEAILAYHKYRS
- the csm3 gene encoding type III-A CRISPR-associated RAMP protein Csm3 is translated as MNQPALEGKYIISVQLEAVTGLHIGGSTTGFEIGGVDNPVIRDPLTDEPYIPGSSLKGKLRHLTEWSLGLIDRHPKHKVYGAYHCSELGQPRPSNNGAERWDKAYLVGRLFGVASDDSQVRQTAGPTRLTVRDAFLVESARKEMQQILGEGIFTELKTENFLDRITSEANPRTMERVPAGARFWVQMVLDRYAGDATDLLRQLLAAMRLLEDSSLGGSGSRGSGRVAFRQLRVIWRGLDYYLQGAPEQTLFPNGEMNDEEKKQAAATPLRFLQNNGAFERFFGKRTEGG
- the csm5 gene encoding type III-A CRISPR-associated RAMP protein Csm5, coding for MKHEVYTVNVQVQTPVHVGSGETVNALSYLRVKDMLYVIDDNRWQRWLEGANVTSRFLQWMDSVAQVLGTPQQRQMSLTRFLTDSLRRQDVEAVAKQVAAYSLRMEECGEPDAVRGLKAHLRDARRCAYLPGSSLKGAIRTALLEDLLLEDNRLERYLQQPLQERLKTAAGDRRRLKREVRDVWQQMEQALLRGGRSKANFDLLRFVMVSDGEPFAHEQVSLRLVRSEGTNRPTHTWLEMVRPGANTRFTLTLVPDAPLKPLGLDDALGEYLLWQTLFEVLYERAERRLQRELRYPYPAAVKQELQRLQSLNRRDTPLLCVGWGQGYLGTTVMGLVRDDLPQDYAQMVQNMREALPRRGQGVQPSNFPKTRRTVRQRDEQAVCTPGWVQLHLNET